Proteins from one Nicotiana tabacum cultivar K326 chromosome 23, ASM71507v2, whole genome shotgun sequence genomic window:
- the LOC107772461 gene encoding uncharacterized protein LOC107772461, protein MTRTLPNINQANAMIINVESQRMHGKGASSLTDNNEAASMMSNKPYNSNYNGGYNNNGGFNTNNYNRGFKPRNSFGKSGIYCEYCKGKGHTKDNCYKLHGYLPDFKNRKREGPSNTHENSVTIAGNQIPQSHNQSDPHASPAHFFTQEQYNHILQLLNKGQEAELVANAATAGTTCIAYALVSYLIDQNWIVDTYASNHMDLSSEKVLGIGKEEFGLYILKANGRPVSGQQVLHKQIFTSFPTVNITSDAFNKCGSLATEQSCSVSSLWHRRLGHAPLKVLQKLDGVPSLKLEGHHCTVCPIAKQSRLPFSHSLTCSSAAFDIVHANVWGPYRIPNYDGKRSPSLQHLKVFGSLCYATNVKKCNKFSPRAIPSVHMRYSSSQTGYILYDLHSKVFFVSKHVVFKKEVFPFKHMTSDSSILFPMLKFVETSSQPLHQDTTPTSAINSPTLASVEDPIFNYSEDHSTTDLSPSQVSPSTLPSTSVVELRKTSRTTKPHVWLKYFVVQPQKGACQYPIANYVGYNNLFPTYQASIAAYSAILEPRSFSETSRYPKWIDEMQTEIAALEENNTWSVVDLPPEKTLIGCK, encoded by the exons ATGACTAGGACATTGCCTAACATAAATCAAGCCAATGCCATGATTATCAATGTGGAGAGTCAAAGAATGCATGGGAAAGGTGCTTCTTCCTTAACTGATAATAATGAAGCTGCATCAATGATGAGCAATAAGCCATACAATAGTAACTATAATGGAGGTTACAACAACAATGGAGGATTCAATACTAATAACTACAATAGAGGTTTTAAGCCTAGGAATTCATTTGGAAAATCTGGGATTTACTGTGAGTACTGCAAAGGCAAAGGGCATACCAAAGACAACTGTTACAAACTGCATGGTTATCTTCcagatttcaaaaatagaaagaGAGAAGGTCCTTCCAATACTCATGAAAATAGTGTTACAATTGCTGGAAATCAAATTCCTCAGTCACACAATCAATCAGATCCACATGCTTCACCAGCTCACTTCTTCACTCAGGAGCAGTACAATCATATCCTTCAGCTACTAAACAAAGGACAAGAGGCTGAACTTGTAGCAAATGCTGCAACTGCAGGGACAACATGTATTGCTTATGCACTTGTGTCATATCTTATAGACCAGAATTGGATAGTAGATACATATGCTTCTAATCATATG GATCTCTCAAGTGAGAAGGTATTGGGGATTGGTAAAGAAGAATTTGGACTCTATATTCTGAAGGCAAATGGAAGACCAGTGTCTGGACAGCAAGTGCTTCATAAGCAAATTTTTACTTCTTTTCCAACTGTAAATATCACTTCTGATGCATTCAATAAATGTGGTAGTCTAGCTACTGAACAGTCTTGCTCTGTGTCCTCTTTGTGGCACAGAAGATTAGGACATGCTCCATTAAAAGTCTTGCAAAAGCTAGATGGTGTTCCTAGTCTAAAACTAGAAGGTCATCACTGTACTGTTTGTCCTATTGCTAAACAATCAAGGCTACCTTTCTCTCATAGTCTGACTTGTTCTAGTGCTGCATTTGATATTGTACATGCTAATGTGTGGGGGCCTTATAGGATACCAAATTATGATGGTAAAAG GTCACCTTCTCTACAACATCTCAAGGTCTTTGGTAGCCTGTGCTATGCAACCAATGTGAAGAAATGTAACAAATTCAGTCCTAGAGCTATACCATCAGTTCATATGCGGTATTCCTCCTCCCAAACAGGGTATATTCTTTATGATCTACATTCTAAGGTTTTCTTTGTCAGTAAGCATGTTGTATTTAAGAAGGAGGTATTCCCCTTCAAACACATGACTTCTGATTCTTCCATTCTATTTCCTATGCTGAAATTTGTTGAGACTTCATCTCAACCTTTACATCAAGATACAACTCCTACTTCTGCAATCAACTCTCCTACTTTAGCTTCTGTTGAAGATCCTATATTCAACTATTCTGAAGATCACTCAACTACTGACTTGTCACCTTCACAAGTCTCTCCATCTACCTTGCCATCTACTTCCGTGGTGGAACTTAGGAAGACTTCAAGAACCACAAAGCCACATGTGTGGCTGAAATACTTTGTAGTTCAACCTCAGAAGGGTGCCTGTCAATATCCAATTGCCAACTATGTAGGCTACAACAATCTTTTCCCAACTTATCAGGCTTCTATTGCTGCCTATTCTGCTATTTTGGAGCCTAGGTCTTTCTCTGAAACCAGTAGATATCCTAAGTGGATTGATGAAATGCAGACTGAAATTGCAGCTCTTGAGGAAAATAACACATGGTCAGTGGTAGATCTTCCACCAGAAAAGACTCTTATAGGCTGCAAGTAG
- the LOC142177497 gene encoding uncharacterized protein LOC142177497: MLNPPPNPRLWNECSSNIHEESKTIISHIKSVLVFQLTSGSIKNVEDTAKCANNAFFSLDILDADYTSFYKDVNDFIAYHFDLLTTKRQREMQSFPELKTGYEDAISRAKGHKDEIFGTQDDMVMVMKKKKTFERQKLEAMELIGRLKQWVDVLKQNEEALKHKKQKCVADHVIASLKVQNLHTQVEAAKDVLREIDQRENAARNGIESATCRLKSLQS, translated from the coding sequence ATGCTGAATCCACCCCCAAATCCGCGTCTTTGGAATGAATGTTCTTCCAACATTCATGAAGAATCAAAGACCATAATCTCTCATATTAAGTCTGTTTTGGTGTTCCAACTCACCTCTGGAAGCATCAAAAATGTTGAAGACACGGCTAAGTGCGCCAATAATGCCTTCTTCAGCTTGGATATTCTTGACGCGGATTATACTTCTTTCTACAAGGATGTCAATGATTTCATTGCATATCACTTTGATTTGCTCACAACAAAGAGACAGAGAGAGATGCAATCTTTTCCAGAGCTGAAGACAGGATATGAAGATGCTATAAGTCGTGCAAAGGGTCATAAAGATGAGATCTTTGGTACTCAAGACGATATGGTGATGGtcatgaaaaagaagaaaacttttGAAAGGCAAAAGTTGGAGGCAATGGAACTGATTGGTAGGCTAAAACAATGGGTGGATGTTCTTAAACAGAATGAAGAGGCACTGAAACATAAGAAACAAAAATGCGTCGCAGACCATGTGATTGCAAGCCTTAAGGTGCAAAACCTTCATACCCAAGTGGAGGCAGCTAAAGATGTACTTAGGGAAATTGATCAGCGTGAAAATGCAGCTCGCAATGGCATTGAGTCCGCCACCTGTCGCCTGAAGTCCTTACAATCTTGA